A stretch of Myroides oncorhynchi DNA encodes these proteins:
- a CDS encoding nucleoside-diphosphate kinase, which translates to MATNRTFTMIKPDAVEAGNIGGIINMITEGGFKIVSMKLTQLTVRDAQKFYEVHSERPFYGELVEFMSRGPIVAAILEKDNAVEDFRKLIGATNPADAAEGTIRKRYAKSIGENAVHGSDSDENAAIESAFHFSGREQF; encoded by the coding sequence ATGGCAACGAACAGAACTTTTACAATGATCAAACCTGATGCTGTAGAGGCAGGTAACATCGGTGGAATCATCAACATGATTACTGAAGGTGGATTTAAAATCGTTTCAATGAAGTTAACTCAATTAACTGTAAGAGACGCTCAAAAATTCTATGAAGTACACAGTGAAAGACCTTTCTACGGAGAATTAGTTGAATTCATGTCTAGAGGTCCAATCGTAGCAGCTATCTTAGAAAAAGATAACGCTGTAGAAGATTTTAGAAAATTAATCGGAGCTACTAACCCAGCTGATGCTGCTGAAGGTACTATCCGTAAAAGATATGCTAAATCTATCGGTGAAAATGCAGTACACGGATCTGACAGCGATGAGAACGCTGCTATCGAGTCTGCTTTCCACTTCTCAGGAAGAGAGCAATTCTAA
- a CDS encoding AMP-binding protein — protein MELNYIHPSFRLNGKRYSIEELIKLSNTWVSGTEEYLIDLGNLIIQWFNTDDYVSFTTSGTTGPPKVIQIKKEAMVYSAKATGSFFNIEVGDTALLCMSAKFVGGKLMFIRALILGWKLDVKKPTARPLLGSTEEYDFVAMVPMQVENSLKELVHIKKLIIGGAKVNKTLIEKLQLVDTQVYETYGMTETITHIAAKLVGTNAFSVLPHIVITSDTRGCLVISAPTINPDVIITNDLVEIINDRQFVWLGRIDNVINSGGVKLFPEQIEEKLAKRIPYRFFVASKEDEYLGNKLVLVIEAEKYDLPIDLFLELEKYEKPREIQFVNNFVETDSGKIIRKKNIQ, from the coding sequence ATGGAATTAAATTATATACACCCAAGCTTTAGGCTAAATGGAAAGCGATACTCTATTGAGGAGTTAATAAAACTATCTAATACGTGGGTAAGTGGAACAGAAGAATACTTAATAGATTTAGGTAACCTTATTATACAATGGTTTAATACGGATGATTATGTCAGTTTTACAACCTCTGGTACTACAGGGCCACCTAAGGTTATTCAGATAAAGAAAGAGGCGATGGTGTACTCTGCTAAAGCTACAGGAAGTTTCTTTAATATAGAGGTAGGCGATACAGCATTACTTTGTATGTCTGCAAAATTTGTAGGTGGTAAGCTGATGTTTATCAGGGCACTGATATTAGGATGGAAGCTAGATGTAAAGAAACCAACTGCTAGACCTTTGTTGGGAAGTACTGAAGAGTATGACTTTGTAGCTATGGTGCCAATGCAGGTAGAGAACTCATTAAAGGAATTAGTTCATATTAAGAAACTAATTATAGGCGGTGCTAAAGTGAATAAAACTCTTATTGAAAAATTGCAATTAGTAGATACACAAGTGTATGAAACTTATGGAATGACTGAAACTATAACTCATATAGCTGCTAAGTTAGTTGGAACTAATGCGTTCTCTGTTCTACCTCATATCGTGATTACCAGTGATACTAGAGGGTGTTTAGTTATTTCTGCACCTACTATTAATCCTGATGTAATAATTACAAATGACTTAGTTGAAATAATCAATGACCGACAGTTTGTGTGGTTAGGTAGGATAGATAATGTTATTAATAGTGGAGGGGTTAAACTTTTTCCAGAGCAGATAGAAGAAAAGTTGGCAAAGAGAATTCCTTATCGTTTCTTTGTGGCAAGTAAAGAAGATGAGTATCTAGGGAATAAATTAGTATTAGTTATTGAGGCGGAAAAATATGATTTGCCAATTGACCTGTTTTTAGAATTGGAAAAGTACGAAAAACCTAGAGAGATACAGTTTGTAAACAACTTTGTAGAGACTGACTCTGGTAAAATAATTAGAAAGAAGAATATTCAATAA
- the glsA gene encoding glutaminase A gives MKKNSVSNIILSWVVACLVSFGGTAYAKKIIRSGDTTNLITSEMLSRILDKNRTYISEGKVADYIPELSKVNANAIAFSVVKQNGEVINVGDVSQKFTIQSISKVIALMVAVEELGEKEVFSKAGYYGTDKPFNHYANLETKGKPLNPLMNAGAILTTALLGRENDEAFQKILGMVRYITKNEAIGYSHSVYMSERETGHRNRGIFHLLKNNGLVEGEENRLDNYFKQCSIEITAEDLAKIGYFFANQCTRFDGDVKYKNSEMSKLVQSQMLIAGMYEFSGEYARTVGLPSKSGVGGGIVVSVPNKIGIGTFSPGLDAQGNSVVGYHMILDLVKELNLSLF, from the coding sequence ATGAAGAAAAATAGTGTGAGTAACATTATCCTGAGTTGGGTTGTAGCTTGTTTAGTTTCTTTTGGAGGAACTGCTTATGCTAAGAAAATAATTAGAAGTGGTGATACTACTAATCTAATTACAAGTGAGATGTTATCGCGTATTTTAGATAAGAATAGAACATATATAAGTGAGGGAAAGGTAGCTGATTATATTCCAGAACTTAGTAAGGTGAATGCTAATGCTATAGCTTTTTCGGTTGTCAAGCAGAATGGAGAGGTTATTAATGTAGGCGATGTTTCACAGAAGTTTACCATTCAGAGTATTTCTAAAGTAATCGCATTGATGGTTGCTGTAGAAGAATTAGGAGAAAAAGAAGTATTCTCTAAGGCGGGTTATTATGGGACAGATAAGCCATTTAATCATTACGCAAATTTAGAAACTAAAGGTAAACCTTTGAATCCGTTAATGAATGCAGGTGCTATACTTACTACTGCGTTATTAGGAAGAGAGAATGATGAAGCTTTTCAAAAGATATTAGGTATGGTTCGTTATATTACTAAAAACGAAGCGATAGGATACAGCCATTCAGTATATATGTCTGAGAGAGAAACAGGGCATAGGAATAGAGGAATCTTCCATTTATTAAAGAATAATGGGCTAGTTGAGGGAGAAGAAAATAGATTGGATAATTACTTCAAACAGTGTTCTATAGAGATTACAGCAGAGGACTTGGCTAAGATTGGTTATTTCTTTGCTAATCAATGTACTCGCTTTGATGGCGATGTTAAATATAAGAATTCAGAAATGTCTAAATTGGTACAGTCTCAGATGTTAATCGCTGGTATGTATGAGTTCAGTGGAGAGTACGCACGTACTGTTGGATTACCTAGCAAATCTGGAGTTGGAGGAGGCATCGTTGTTTCTGTGCCTAATAAGATAGGTATTGGAACTTTTAGTCCTGGTTTAGATGCACAGGGAAACTCTGTAGTAGGGTATCATATGATACTTGATTTAGTAAAAGAACTTAACTTAAGTTTGTTTTAG
- the pncB gene encoding nicotinate phosphoribosyltransferase has protein sequence METVNTNQVIVSILDNDFYKFTMQYAAIKQFPYAKASYIFINRGKHKYPPGFAEALRAAVDEMAKLKLTKAEKLFLENTCPYLDPTYLDFLQGYHYDPSEIEISQDGPDLEVHIKGYWYRTILWEVPLMSLICELYYKMNKSERDSSEEVVANTRKKIEKYKELGITIAEFGTRRRHSYAVHQLVVDTLKKYGDGSFIGTSNVHLAMKYHTKPIGTHAHEWFMFHAAKYGFKMANSMGLEHWVDTYRGDLGIALTDTYTSKVFFEQFDKKFAKLFDGVRHDSGDPLDFADQVIAHYKSLNIDPTQKTIIFSDGLNPDKVERIAKHCKGKIGMSFGIGTDFTNDVGLDAMNIVIKMSQALPEGGYWTDVVKLSDEPKKHTGTPEMIELAQKLLDIPISK, from the coding sequence ATGGAAACAGTAAATACCAACCAAGTAATCGTATCTATATTAGATAATGATTTCTATAAGTTTACGATGCAGTATGCTGCTATTAAACAATTTCCTTACGCTAAAGCGTCTTACATCTTTATCAATCGAGGTAAGCATAAATACCCACCAGGATTTGCAGAAGCACTGCGTGCTGCTGTAGATGAGATGGCTAAACTAAAGTTAACTAAGGCTGAGAAACTATTCTTAGAGAATACTTGTCCATACCTAGACCCTACATATTTAGATTTTCTACAAGGATATCACTATGATCCTTCAGAAATAGAGATATCACAAGACGGACCTGACTTAGAGGTACATATTAAAGGGTATTGGTACAGAACTATCTTATGGGAAGTTCCTCTAATGTCTCTAATCTGCGAGTTATACTATAAGATGAATAAGTCTGAAAGAGATTCTTCTGAGGAAGTAGTAGCTAATACACGCAAAAAAATAGAAAAATATAAAGAATTAGGTATTACTATTGCTGAATTTGGTACTAGAAGAAGACATTCTTATGCTGTACATCAACTAGTAGTAGATACTTTAAAAAAATATGGTGACGGTAGTTTCATTGGTACTAGTAATGTGCATTTGGCAATGAAATATCACACTAAGCCAATTGGTACACATGCTCATGAATGGTTTATGTTCCATGCTGCTAAATATGGCTTTAAAATGGCAAATTCAATGGGACTAGAACATTGGGTGGATACTTATAGAGGTGATTTAGGAATAGCTCTGACTGATACTTATACTAGCAAAGTGTTCTTTGAACAATTTGATAAGAAGTTTGCAAAACTATTCGATGGAGTAAGACACGATAGTGGTGATCCACTTGATTTCGCAGACCAAGTTATTGCTCATTACAAATCATTAAACATTGATCCTACTCAGAAGACAATTATCTTCTCTGACGGATTAAATCCTGATAAAGTAGAACGCATCGCGAAGCACTGCAAAGGAAAAATAGGGATGTCATTCGGTATCGGAACAGACTTTACTAATGATGTAGGTTTAGATGCTATGAATATCGTAATCAAAATGTCGCAGGCTCTACCTGAAGGGGGATACTGGACAGATGTAGTAAAACTATCTGATGAACCTAAAAAACATACAGGAACACCAGAAATGATAGAGTTAGCACAAAAATTACTCGATATTCCTATCTCTAAATAA
- a CDS encoding phospho-sugar mutase, whose amino-acid sequence MQVEKEILAKAELWLKEPFDADTQASVKKMMDTDPATLKDSFYKNLEFGTGGMRGIMGIGTNRINKYTLGKNTQGLSNYIKESFPNQEWKVAINFDCRHNSQELAKVVADVFTANGIKVYLFAEMRPTPELSFAVRHYGCNAGIVLTASHNPPEYNGYKVYWNDGGQIVPPHDAAVIDEINRLTYNEVNFKGDDSLITYVGEELDAAFITSTLENASFDTPESVKDQLKIAYTSLHGTSIKLIPRAFEAAGYKNVFIVKEQAEPDGDFPTVKSPNPEEPEALTMALKLADKTGADIVIGTDPDSDRIGIAVRDLEGNMRLLNGNQTMVMMTGFLLEQYKRNRGFKGNEFIGSTIVSTPMMLDLAESYGVECKVGLTGFKWIAKFIKECPNQKFIGGGEESFGYMVGDAVRDKDAVASALLVCEIAAVAKAAGSSFFAELMNLYIDNRFYKEHLISLVKKGISGAEEIKQMMVELRQNPLAEIIGQRVVCVEDYQSSEAKNLITNEIEPIHVPKSNVLIYYLEDGTKIAARPSGTEPKIKFYFSVNETLNNLSEVEKTEKVLDQKIQAIIDEMKLN is encoded by the coding sequence ATGCAAGTAGAAAAAGAAATCTTAGCAAAAGCAGAGTTGTGGTTAAAAGAACCTTTCGACGCTGATACACAGGCTTCTGTTAAAAAAATGATGGATACTGATCCTGCAACTCTAAAAGATAGTTTTTATAAGAACTTAGAGTTCGGTACAGGTGGTATGCGTGGTATTATGGGAATAGGTACGAACCGTATCAACAAATATACTTTAGGTAAGAATACACAAGGTTTATCTAATTATATCAAAGAGTCATTCCCTAATCAAGAATGGAAAGTTGCTATTAATTTTGACTGTCGTCATAATAGTCAAGAGTTAGCAAAAGTAGTAGCTGATGTGTTTACCGCTAATGGTATTAAAGTTTACTTATTCGCTGAGATGCGTCCTACACCAGAACTGTCATTCGCAGTAAGACACTATGGATGTAATGCAGGTATTGTATTAACTGCTTCTCATAACCCTCCTGAATACAACGGATATAAAGTATACTGGAATGATGGTGGACAAATCGTACCTCCACATGATGCTGCAGTAATAGACGAAATAAACAGATTAACATATAACGAAGTAAACTTTAAAGGAGATGACAGTCTTATCACGTATGTAGGTGAAGAATTAGATGCTGCATTTATAACGTCTACTTTAGAAAATGCTAGCTTTGATACACCTGAGTCTGTAAAGGATCAATTAAAAATAGCCTATACATCTCTACATGGTACTTCTATCAAACTTATTCCGAGAGCATTCGAAGCTGCTGGATATAAGAATGTATTTATCGTTAAAGAACAAGCTGAACCAGATGGGGATTTCCCTACTGTAAAATCTCCTAACCCAGAAGAACCAGAGGCTTTGACTATGGCTCTTAAGTTAGCAGATAAGACTGGTGCTGATATCGTGATCGGTACTGACCCTGACTCTGACCGTATCGGTATCGCTGTGCGTGACCTAGAAGGTAATATGAGACTTCTGAATGGTAACCAGACTATGGTAATGATGACAGGATTCTTATTAGAACAATATAAACGCAACAGAGGATTTAAAGGAAATGAGTTTATCGGTTCGACTATCGTATCAACTCCTATGATGCTAGACCTAGCAGAAAGCTACGGTGTAGAATGCAAAGTAGGATTGACAGGATTCAAATGGATAGCTAAATTCATCAAAGAATGTCCAAACCAAAAATTTATTGGTGGTGGTGAAGAGAGTTTTGGATATATGGTAGGGGATGCTGTACGCGATAAGGATGCCGTTGCTTCTGCATTATTAGTATGTGAGATTGCTGCTGTGGCTAAAGCTGCTGGTAGTTCATTCTTCGCAGAGTTAATGAACCTATACATTGATAATAGATTTTATAAAGAACACCTAATATCATTAGTCAAAAAAGGTATCTCTGGCGCAGAAGAAATCAAGCAAATGATGGTAGAACTAAGACAAAACCCTCTTGCTGAGATTATCGGTCAAAGAGTAGTATGTGTAGAAGACTATCAATCAAGTGAGGCTAAAAACCTAATCACTAACGAGATTGAACCTATTCATGTACCTAAATCTAATGTACTAATATACTACTTAGAGGATGGAACGAAAATAGCTGCACGTCCTAGTGGTACTGAACCGAAAATTAAGTTTTACTTTAGTGTAAATGAGACACTAAACAACTTATCTGAAGTTGAGAAAACAGAGAAAGTTTTAGATCAAAAAATTCAAGCTATCATTGACGAAATGAAATTGAATTAA
- a CDS encoding IS4 family transposase translates to MNTFKDHKITVGQILQFIPEALLTKLSSTTSVDKYAKVLHGKKMFYLLLYSILENDRLSQRSLEDTFKGSILKALFDLDESEKVRRSSISDRFSKIDSDFFKTIYENIYEQFSSIYSKKESEGYNIIRVDSTLVSETAGKLVEGLDYKTGKKHIKYSTLFDGILPCGVETFNTSSYSSEELALPEAILKHVEKDKNHNNIYVIDRGLQSTRTMQDFTSKNIPFIIRSKQNRKFNEIESLLTDINQQESDNYTLIKDARVNLFIGKKITSKTDKTYYREELVEQDFRLVVVKTKGSEQKEFWFLTNDFEMTPFQVADYYKSRWDIEVFFRFLKQELNTAHLVSLNKNGTQVMIYMTLIAAMLLLIYKHANNLGYKTAKRRFNMELKNLIIALIVALTGGDPNKVPII, encoded by the coding sequence ATGAATACATTTAAAGACCATAAAATAACCGTTGGACAAATTCTACAATTTATACCAGAAGCATTATTAACAAAATTATCAAGTACTACTTCAGTAGATAAATACGCTAAAGTTTTACATGGTAAAAAGATGTTTTATTTATTGTTATACTCTATTTTAGAGAATGATAGATTAAGTCAACGTAGTTTAGAAGATACTTTTAAAGGCTCTATTTTAAAGGCTTTGTTTGATTTAGATGAGAGTGAAAAAGTTAGACGTAGTTCTATATCGGATCGTTTTTCTAAAATTGATAGTGATTTTTTTAAAACAATATATGAGAACATCTATGAACAATTCTCTTCTATTTATTCAAAAAAAGAATCCGAAGGTTATAATATAATTCGTGTAGATAGCACCCTTGTTTCAGAAACTGCAGGAAAACTTGTAGAAGGGTTAGATTATAAAACTGGAAAAAAACATATCAAATACAGTACTTTATTTGATGGAATATTACCATGTGGAGTAGAGACCTTTAATACATCAAGCTATAGTTCTGAAGAACTAGCTTTACCTGAAGCTATTTTAAAACATGTAGAAAAGGATAAAAATCACAATAATATTTACGTGATTGACAGAGGCTTACAATCTACTAGGACAATGCAAGATTTTACATCTAAAAATATTCCTTTTATCATCAGATCTAAACAAAACAGAAAATTCAATGAGATAGAGTCTTTATTGACAGATATTAATCAACAAGAATCTGATAATTATACACTTATCAAAGATGCTAGAGTCAATCTTTTTATAGGTAAAAAGATAACTAGCAAAACAGATAAAACTTATTATAGAGAGGAATTGGTAGAACAAGATTTTAGACTTGTAGTAGTAAAAACTAAAGGTAGTGAACAAAAAGAATTTTGGTTTTTGACTAATGATTTTGAGATGACACCTTTTCAAGTCGCAGACTATTATAAATCAAGATGGGATATAGAAGTTTTTTTTAGATTCTTAAAACAAGAACTTAATACGGCTCACTTAGTTTCTCTTAATAAAAATGGAACACAAGTCATGATATATATGACACTGATTGCTGCTATGCTATTACTTATATATAAACATGCCAATAACTTAGGGTATAAAACAGCTAAAAGAAGATTTAATATGGAACTTAAAAACTTGATTATTGCTCTTATTGTAGCTTTAACAGGAGGAGATCCTAATAAAGTACCTATTATATAA
- a CDS encoding DUF2971 domain-containing protein has protein sequence MYKDSKNITLPADSETIVWKYLDLSKFLDLLLSNKLFMSRSDKFEDQYEGTFSEPTFEEIKRISKDNPDFLHHYKQKRKNMVISSWHINECESFAMWQIFTKNKEGIAIQSTLGRLQKAVEVEPRIEQYIGEVNYIDYKKEFIPFDDEFFPFLFKRKSFQYEKEVRIISDVTPLDIDVHEGIKIHVDVEQLIEKIYIHPKSENWYKNLVLELMHKMNFKFHVEKSDLESDILI, from the coding sequence ATGTATAAAGACAGTAAAAATATCACACTACCCGCTGATTCTGAAACTATCGTATGGAAATACTTAGACCTGTCTAAGTTCCTCGATTTACTACTGTCTAATAAACTATTTATGTCTCGATCAGACAAATTTGAAGATCAATATGAAGGTACCTTTAGCGAGCCTACATTTGAGGAAATAAAAAGAATCAGCAAAGACAATCCTGACTTCTTACATCACTATAAACAAAAGAGAAAAAATATGGTGATTAGTAGTTGGCATATAAATGAATGTGAATCATTCGCTATGTGGCAAATATTTACTAAAAACAAAGAAGGCATTGCTATTCAATCTACTTTAGGCCGCTTACAAAAAGCAGTAGAAGTAGAACCTAGAATAGAGCAATACATCGGTGAGGTAAACTACATTGATTATAAAAAAGAGTTTATTCCTTTCGATGATGAGTTTTTCCCTTTTCTCTTCAAAAGAAAAAGCTTTCAATATGAAAAAGAAGTTCGCATTATCTCTGATGTTACTCCTCTTGACATAGATGTTCACGAGGGGATTAAAATACATGTAGATGTAGAACAATTAATAGAAAAAATATATATTCACCCTAAGTCTGAGAACTGGTATAAAAACTTGGTACTAGAACTAATGCATAAGATGAACTTTAAATTTCATGTTGAAAAATCTGACTTAGAAAGTGATATTTTAATCTAA
- a CDS encoding glycosyltransferase family 2 protein, with protein sequence MNLSIVIPLLNEAESLPELHSWITKVMQENNFTYEVLFIDDGSKDDSWKIISALSTENPNVKGIRFQRNFGKSQALHAGFAEAMGNVVITMDADLQDSPDEIPGLYQMITADGYDMVSGWKKKRYDSVISKNLPSKLFNWAARKTSGVHLNDFNCGLKAYKNEVIKNIEVSGEMHRYIPVLAKNEGYDNIGEKVVQHQARKYGTTKFGMSRFIYGFLDLITIWFLSKFGKRPMHLFGTLGVITFGIGFCAAFFIGASKLYKLYHNLPAIRVTQDAWFYISLVTMIIGTQLFLAGFLGELILKTKTNISRYKIAEQRGF encoded by the coding sequence ATGAATTTATCTATAGTAATCCCTCTGCTAAACGAAGCAGAATCTCTACCTGAACTTCACTCATGGATAACGAAAGTTATGCAGGAGAACAACTTTACCTATGAGGTTCTATTCATAGATGATGGTAGTAAAGATGATTCGTGGAAGATAATATCAGCGTTAAGCACAGAAAATCCAAATGTAAAAGGTATCCGATTTCAGCGCAATTTCGGTAAATCACAGGCACTACATGCTGGATTTGCTGAAGCGATGGGTAATGTCGTAATCACAATGGATGCGGACTTACAGGATAGTCCTGATGAGATTCCTGGATTATATCAGATGATTACAGCAGACGGATATGACATGGTATCTGGTTGGAAAAAGAAGAGATATGATTCTGTCATTTCTAAAAACCTTCCTTCTAAACTGTTTAACTGGGCAGCGCGTAAGACTTCTGGTGTACACCTAAACGATTTTAACTGTGGCCTAAAAGCATATAAAAACGAAGTCATAAAAAACATAGAAGTATCTGGTGAGATGCATCGCTACATCCCTGTCTTAGCTAAAAATGAAGGTTATGATAATATCGGTGAGAAAGTAGTACAACACCAAGCTCGTAAATATGGAACGACTAAGTTCGGTATGAGTAGATTCATCTACGGTTTTTTAGACCTAATCACGATATGGTTTTTATCTAAATTTGGCAAGCGACCTATGCATTTATTTGGTACCTTAGGGGTTATAACTTTTGGTATTGGATTTTGTGCTGCATTTTTTATTGGAGCGAGCAAATTATATAAGCTATATCACAATCTTCCTGCTATTCGAGTGACACAAGATGCGTGGTTTTACATATCATTAGTAACGATGATTATCGGAACACAATTATTCTTAGCTGGCTTCTTAGGCGAGTTAATACTAAAAACAAAGACAAACATTAGTAGATATAAAATCGCGGAACAACGCGGTTTTTAA
- a CDS encoding ABC transporter ATP-binding protein has protein sequence MNEYFKKIIYFAKPYKSYAYLNIFFNILYALFSALSFVALIPMLQVLFDNGKKVTEKPIFTGGITGLKDYFEDSMSFFITQYSGEHGAQNTLMIMASLIISLFLLKNLFNYWAMYFITFLRNGVLKDIRNAMYKKSLELPLSFFSEKRKGDIISRITSDVLEIQHSFLSILEVLVREPLTIVFTIIAMFMISTELTIFVFIFVPISGFIISKVGKSLKKSSQKASEEQGYFLSIIEESLSGLKVIKSFNSEKTFNDKFQDSTYSFYELNNKILNRQNLSSPLSEFLGIVTIAVLLVYGGHLVLGEGTLSSASFIAYIGMAYNILTPAKAMSKASYSLKRGNAAAERVLEVLDEKNPIVNKENAIDKADFEQEIVVDNISFKYEDEYVLKDFSLSVSKGKTVALVGQSGSGKSTIANLLTRFWDINEGVIRIDGQDIRDVKLEDLRGLIGLVTQDSILFNDSIKNNLKLGNQNATDQQIIEALKVANAYEFVQDLPNGIDTNIGDAGNKLSGGQKQRLSIARAVLKNPPIMVLDEATSALDTESEKLVQVALDNMMMNRTSIVIAHRLSTIQKADLIVVMQKGKIVEQGTHEELIRLNGTYTKLVSLQSLE, from the coding sequence ATGAACGAATATTTCAAAAAGATAATTTACTTCGCTAAGCCATACAAGTCTTATGCATACCTAAATATATTTTTCAATATCTTATATGCTTTATTTAGCGCATTATCATTTGTAGCTCTAATTCCAATGCTACAAGTACTCTTTGACAATGGTAAAAAAGTAACAGAAAAACCTATTTTTACGGGAGGGATAACTGGACTAAAAGATTACTTTGAGGATTCTATGTCATTCTTTATTACGCAGTATTCTGGTGAACATGGTGCACAGAATACGCTAATGATTATGGCTTCTCTTATTATTTCTTTATTCCTGTTAAAGAATCTATTCAACTATTGGGCAATGTATTTTATTACATTCTTAAGAAATGGTGTTCTAAAAGACATCCGTAACGCAATGTATAAAAAGTCTTTAGAATTACCTCTTTCTTTTTTCTCTGAAAAAAGAAAAGGAGATATTATTTCGCGTATTACCTCAGATGTACTAGAAATACAACATTCATTTTTATCGATATTAGAAGTATTAGTAAGAGAGCCGTTAACTATTGTGTTCACAATTATAGCAATGTTTATGATCAGTACTGAGTTAACTATCTTCGTTTTTATCTTTGTACCTATATCTGGTTTTATCATCTCTAAAGTAGGAAAATCATTAAAAAAGAGTTCACAAAAAGCATCAGAAGAACAAGGGTATTTCTTATCTATTATAGAAGAGTCTTTATCAGGACTTAAAGTAATCAAGAGTTTTAATTCTGAAAAAACATTTAATGACAAGTTCCAAGATTCTACTTATTCTTTCTATGAACTAAATAATAAAATTCTTAATCGTCAGAACTTATCTTCTCCTTTAAGTGAATTTTTAGGTATCGTAACTATCGCTGTACTACTAGTATATGGAGGTCACTTAGTATTAGGTGAAGGCACTCTATCTAGTGCGTCTTTCATCGCATATATCGGTATGGCGTATAATATACTTACACCAGCAAAAGCGATGTCTAAAGCTTCATATTCACTTAAACGCGGAAATGCAGCTGCTGAACGTGTACTAGAAGTATTAGATGAAAAAAACCCTATTGTAAACAAAGAGAATGCTATAGATAAGGCTGACTTCGAGCAAGAAATTGTTGTAGATAATATCTCGTTTAAATACGAAGATGAGTATGTATTAAAAGACTTCTCACTTAGTGTCTCTAAAGGAAAAACAGTTGCTTTAGTAGGACAGTCAGGTAGTGGTAAGAGTACTATCGCTAATCTATTAACACGATTCTGGGATATCAATGAAGGTGTTATTAGAATAGATGGACAAGATATCAGAGATGTAAAACTAGAAGATTTAAGAGGTTTAATTGGTCTCGTTACACAAGACAGTATCTTATTTAATGATTCGATTAAAAACAATCTTAAATTAGGTAATCAGAATGCGACTGATCAACAAATAATAGAGGCTCTTAAAGTAGCGAATGCATACGAGTTCGTTCAAGATTTACCAAACGGTATCGATACTAATATCGGGGATGCTGGTAATAAACTATCTGGTGGTCAAAAACAACGTTTATCTATCGCACGCGCAGTACTTAAGAACCCTCCTATCATGGTATTAGATGAGGCAACTTCTGCCTTAGATACTGAAAGTGAAAAATTAGTACAGGTAGCATTAGATAATATGATGATGAATAGAACATCTATTGTGATTGCTCACCGATTATCAACAATACAGAAAGCGGACTTAATCGTCGTAATGCAAAAAGGAAAAATAGTAGAACAGGGTACTCACGAGGAGTTAATTCGACTTAATGGTACTTATACAAAATTAGTTTCACTACAATCGTTAGAATAA